A DNA window from Solanum lycopersicum chromosome 3, SLM_r2.1 contains the following coding sequences:
- the LOC101259314 gene encoding uncharacterized protein → MVRVMARRTMSHRILTCDKLEIVTFSGDPASINISDTIFGFFDNESLKSIHLDFCEHNENIDDEGEEKDESENVEENQFWETQHQLLQGVLYRTTSLESQIRSITKEAIKEGNEIICSCRRTLDDGCKTCLMKEVCSRLQIAGFNSVICKSKWKNSLDIPSGEHTFIDVIDLSNPKKGEVRVIIELNFRAEFEMARGCEEYNRLVKNLPEVFIGKIERLLSLIKILCAAAKKCMKDKKMHIGPWRKQKYMQAKWLKTRERVEAAKLTYSSSMDEYSSRPPPRPRASMLTVDLLENLPNLHLITAVEVL, encoded by the exons ATGGTTAGAGTTATGGCTAGAAGAACAATGAGTCATCGGATTTTAACGTGCGATAAGTTGGAAATAGTGACATTTTCCGGCGACCCCGCATCGATAAATATTTCCGATACTATTTTTGGTTTTTTCGATAATGAATCATTGAAAAGTATTCATCTCGATTTTTGTGAGCATAATGAGAATATTGATGATGAAGGCGAAGAAAAAGATGAGTCTGAAAATGttgaagaaaatcaattttgggaAACACAACATCAACTTTTACAA ggTGTTCTATATCGGACTACTTCCTTGGAATCACAAATTCGAAGCATTACAAAGGAGGCAATAAAAGAAGGAAATGAAATTATATGTAGTTGTCGCAGAACGCTGGATGACGGCTGCAAAACCTGCCTCATGAAGGAGGTTTGCAGCCGTCTGCAAATTGCAGGGTTCAACTCTGTAATTTGCAAGTCGAAATGGAAGAACTCTCTAGATATTCCATcag GTGAACATACATTTATAGATGTGATTGACTTATCAAATCCTAAAAAGGGTGAAGTAAGAGTTATCATAGAGCTAAATTTTCGTGCCGAATTCGAGATGGCACGAGGATGTGAAGAGTACAATCGATTAGTAAAAAATTTACCAGAAGTATTTATTGGAAAAATCGAAAGATTGCTATCGTTGATCAAGATTTTGTGCGCGGCGGCCAAGAAATGCATGAAGGACAAGAAAATGCACATTGGGCCGTGGCGtaaacaaaaatacatgcaAGCAAAATGGCTTAAAACCCGTGAACGTGTGGAGGCGGCCAAGTTAACCTACTCGTCCTCTATGGACGAGTATTCTAGTCGGCCGCCTCCACGGCCAAGGGCCTCCATGCTCACGGTTGATTTGTTGGAAAATTTGCCAAATTTACATCTCATCACGGCAGTTGAAGTAttgtga
- the LOC101259026 gene encoding origin of replication complex subunit 1A-like produces MDFGESTPKKKSKQSPNATPIKQQNPLPISSLSPSDPIFPKTPQTLNPTNCRRSVRLRATPRTPAPEPLSPPTSARRGKSLNFTTKNGTNSAKRKKSKVAALTPILTPGLTESKRKRKSVERKNVGVVKRSVSRSCKKRVYYKKVVFDGGEFGVGDDVYVKRREDAGSDNEDPEVEECRICYKPAGRVIMIECDECLGGFHLKCLKPPLKEVPEGDWICMYCEAKKLGKIMEMPAPPKGKKRVRTAKEKLLDSDLWAARIESIWKEVDGTYWFRAHWYIIPEETDAGRQPHNLRRELYRTNDFADVEMESVIRHCFVLYPKEFEKARNDGDDVFLCEYEYDIHWHSFKRISEIEDNAVDDDEAENDGDWNSCEDQDSDGEDDVEYEREKLSNLLTRPSAAHPLAANSRKGRFFGLQKIGVKKIPEHVRSHKLTELEKAKGTLLLATLPKSLPCRTKEMEEITTFVKGAICDDQCLGRCLYIHGVPGTGKTMSVLAVMRSLRCEVDAGSIKPYCFVEINGLKLASPENIYSVIYEALNGHKVGWKKALHSLNERFSNVAERSKEENRPCILLIDELDLLVTRNQAVLYNILDWPTKPHSKLIVIGIANTMDLPEKLLPRISSRMGIQRLCFGPYNYQQLQEIILTRLNGIEAFEKPAIEFASRKVAAVSGDARRALEICRRAAELADYRVKKLLPIPDSAAPGKMLVRMADVEAAIQEMFQAPHIQVMRSSSKLSKIFLAAMVYEGHKTGMSETTFDQLATTVSCLCTSNGEKFPGWDMLLKVGCKLGECRIILCEPGVKHKLQKLQLNFPSDDVSFALKDSKELSWLARYL; encoded by the exons ATGGATTTTGGTGAAAGTACGCCGAAGAAGAAATCGAAACAATCCCCTAACGCAACACCCATTAAGCAGCAAAACCCACTTCCCATTTCCAGTTTATCTCCTTCAGATCCCATTTTCCCTAAAACCccacaaaccctaaaccccaccAATTGCCGCCGTTCTGTTCGCCTTAGAGCCACCCCTCGAACGCCGGCGCCGGAGCCTCTGTCGCCTCCAACTTCTGCCCGACGAGGTAAGTCTCTGAACTTTACTACGAAAAATGGTACCAATTCAGCTAAAAGAAAGAAATCTAAAGTTGCTGCTTTAACCCCTATTTTGACACCGGGACTTACTGAATCGAAGAGAAAAAGGAAATCTGTAGAGAGAAAAAATGTGGGTGTTGTGAAAAGAAGTGTTTCGAGGAGTTGTAAGAAGAGGGTGTATTATAAAAAAGTGGTTTTTGATGGGGGGGAGTTTGGTGTGGGGGATGATGTATATGTTAAGAGGAGAGAAGATGCTGGTTCGGACAATGAGGATCCCGAAGTGGAGGAATGTAGGATTTGTTACAAGCCAGCAGGGAGGGTAATTATGATTGAGTGTGATGAATGCTTAGGAGGGTTTCATTTGAAGTGTTTGAAGCCACCTTTAAAGGAGGTTCCTGAAGGAGATTGGATTTGTATGTATTGCGAGGCGAAGAAATTAGGGAAAATAATGGAAATGCCTGCACCACCCAAGGGGAAGAAACGGGTAAGGACTGCTAAGGAGAAGTTACTTGACAGTGATCTGTGGGCAGCTCGTATTGAGAG TATATGGAAAGAAGTGGATGGTACATATTGGTTCCGGGCACATTGGTATATTATTCCTGAGGAAACAGATGCAGGAAGACAGCCACATAACTTAAGGAGAGAACTTTATCGGACCAATGATTTTGCTGATGTTGAG ATGGAATCTGTCATCAGACATTGCTTTGTTTTGTATCCAAAAGAATTTGAGAAGGCAAGAAATGATGGAGATGATgttttcctttgtgaatatgaatatgacatTCACTGGCATAGTTTCAAGCGCATTTCTGAGATTGAAGATAATGCTGTG GATGATGATGAAGCTGAGAATGATGGGGATTGGAACTCTTGCGAAGATCAAGACTCTGATGGGGAAGACGATGTAGAATATGAACGGGAAAAACTAAGTAATCTATTAACCAGACCATCTGCAGCTCATCCTTTGGCTGCG AATTCTAGAAAGGGTCGGTTTTTTGGACTACAAAAGATTGGTGTAAAGAAGATACCAGAACATGTGAGGTCTCATAAGCTTACTGAACTTGAGAAAGCAAAAGGAACCCTCTTGCTGGCAACTTTACCCAAGTCTCTACCTTGTAGAACCAA AGAAATGGAAGAGATAACTACATTCGTAAAAGGTGCCATATGCGATGATCAATGCCTGGGTAGATGCCTTTACATACATGGTGTTCCTGGGACAGGAAAG ACAATGAGTGTATTAGCAGTAATGAGGAGTTTAAGGTGTGAAGTTGATGCAGGGAGCATTAAACCTTATTGTTTTGTGGAGATTAATGGCCTAAAACTGGCTTCACCCGAGAATATTTACAGT GTTATTTATGAAGCACTTAATGGGCACAAGGTCGGTTGGAAAAAGgctcttcattccttgaatgaGCGGTTTTCCAATGTTGCTGAACGTAGCAAAGAGGAAAACCGGCCTTGTATTCTACTTATAGATGAACTGGATCTCCTAGTTACCAGAAATCAAGCG GTTTTATATAACATTCTTGATTGGCCTACCAAGCCACATTCCAAACTGATTGTTATAG GTATTGCAAATACTATGGATCTTCCGGAGAAGTTGCTTCCGAGGATTTCAAGTCGTATGGGCATTCAAAGACTTTGCTTTGGTCCCTATAACTATCAGCAGCttcaagaaattattttaactcGCCTCAATGGAATTGAGGCCTTTGAAAAACCTGCAATTGAATTTGCGTCAAGGAAG GTGGCAGCCGTTTCAGGTGATGCACGCCGTGCACTAGAAATATGTAGGCGAGCTGCGGAACTTGCAGATTATCGTGTTAAGAAATTGCTACCAATTCCTGATTCTGCTGCACCAG GTAAAATGCTTGTCAGAATGGCAGATGTTGAAGCAGCCATTCAGGAAATGTTCCAAGCTCCTCATATCCAA GTGATGAGAAGCAGCTCCAAGCTGAGTAAAATCTTCTTGGCAGCTATGGTTTATGAGGGTCACAAGACGGGGATGAGCGAGACCACCTTTGACCAG TTGGCAACAACTGTTTCCTGTCTCTGTACAAGCAATGGTGAGAAATTTCCAGGATGGGATATGCTTTTAAAAGTTGG ATGCAAGCTTGGTGAATGCAGAATAATTCTATGTGAACCTGGAGTGAAGCATAAACTGCAAAAGTTACAGCTCAATTTCCCAAG TGATGATGTTTCATTTGCCCTTAAAGACAGCAAGGAGTTGTCGTGGTTGGCTCGGTATTTATAA